A single genomic interval of Aegicerativicinus sediminis harbors:
- a CDS encoding sugar phosphate isomerase/epimerase family protein: MNSHFSHKIIALLLVGALTVFSCKNSEKETTTDETVQSDSLVDTAPFFKLSLAQWSLHRAMGPDGNLSPFEFAEKAKEYGFTGIEYVSQLYRNQIEEIGLEAVLDTLKQKSSDHGIENVLIMIDGEGDLASPKEEERNEAVENHKKWVDAAAFLGCHSIRVNVFGSNDPEEWSKAAEDGLRKLAEYAGTKNINVIVENHGWLSSDPPKMLAVLKAVRRDNVGTLPDFGNFCIKRGNGERWGECVEEYPDIYKGIEMLMAMAKGVSAKSYDFNKEGYETKLDYPRLLKIVKDAGYTGYIDVEYEGNRLSEEEGILATKTLLLKSAESLN; encoded by the coding sequence ATGAATTCACATTTCTCCCACAAAATTATTGCGTTATTATTGGTTGGTGCCCTAACAGTTTTTAGCTGTAAAAACTCTGAAAAAGAAACTACTACGGATGAAACCGTTCAATCTGACTCTTTAGTAGATACGGCTCCGTTTTTTAAGCTATCCTTAGCTCAATGGTCTTTGCACCGTGCCATGGGGCCAGATGGAAATCTTAGTCCTTTTGAATTTGCTGAAAAAGCTAAGGAATATGGTTTTACCGGGATAGAATATGTGAGCCAATTGTATAGAAACCAAATTGAAGAAATTGGACTTGAGGCTGTTCTTGACACTCTTAAACAAAAAAGTTCCGACCATGGAATTGAAAATGTCTTGATAATGATTGATGGTGAAGGGGATTTGGCTTCACCAAAAGAAGAAGAACGAAATGAGGCGGTAGAGAACCATAAAAAATGGGTAGATGCTGCTGCTTTTTTAGGCTGTCATAGCATTCGCGTTAACGTGTTTGGGAGCAATGATCCGGAAGAATGGTCTAAGGCTGCTGAAGATGGACTTAGAAAGCTTGCGGAATATGCTGGGACAAAAAATATCAATGTAATTGTTGAAAACCATGGATGGCTTTCTTCTGATCCACCAAAAATGTTAGCTGTATTAAAGGCTGTTAGAAGAGATAATGTTGGCACATTGCCAGATTTTGGAAATTTCTGTATCAAAAGAGGTAATGGGGAGCGTTGGGGCGAATGTGTTGAGGAATATCCGGATATTTATAAGGGAATTGAAATGCTTATGGCAATGGCTAAAGGTGTAAGTGCAAAATCCTATGATTTTAATAAGGAGGGTTATGAAACCAAATTAGATTATCCACGTTTGCTAAAAATTGTGAAGGATGCAGGCTACACAGGATATATTGATGTGGAATATGAAGGCAATCGTCTATCAGAAGAAGAGGGTATATTGGCTACCAAAACATTGCTTTTGAAATCTGCCGAATCTTTGAATTAA
- a CDS encoding NADP-dependent glyceraldehyde-3-phosphate dehydrogenase translates to MTTTFKEIPEAYRITKLVEQDTYLINGELVPWKGATSEVYSTISSTEDYAPTLLGTIPTLGETEALQAMDSACDAYAKGQGLWPTMKVAQRVACMQRFVEQMKTKREEVVKLLMWEIGKNLPDSQKEFDRTVDYIYDTIEEYKQIDRDSAKFEKEDGVYAHIRRGPLGVVLCLGPYNYPLNETFALLIPALMMGNTAVFKPAKHGVLLLTPLLEAFRNSFPPGVVNILYGRGRTVATPIMKTGRVDVLALIGNSTSANALQNNHPKSNRLRLVLGLEAKNPAIVLNDADLDLAISECISGTLSFNGQRCTALKILYVHNDIVEEFNKRFTKAVDGMKFGNPWEDGVKLTPLPEPGKSDYIQELIDDALAKGAKILNEKGGERYDNFIFPAVLYPVTKDMRVFQEEQFGPVIPIVPFEDIDEPLDDMADSNYGQQVSLFGKDVKTLAPLIDTLVNLVCRVNLNSSCQRGPDVYPFTGRKDSAVATLSVHDALRSFSIRTFVASKDNEYNNAILNNLLDSKESNFISTDYIL, encoded by the coding sequence ATGACTACCACTTTTAAAGAAATTCCTGAAGCGTATCGAATTACAAAATTGGTGGAACAGGACACCTATTTAATAAATGGAGAGCTTGTGCCGTGGAAAGGAGCCACTTCCGAAGTTTATTCAACAATTTCTTCCACGGAGGACTATGCCCCAACTTTGTTGGGTACAATTCCAACCTTAGGTGAAACAGAGGCCCTTCAAGCTATGGATTCTGCTTGTGATGCATACGCTAAGGGGCAAGGTTTATGGCCAACTATGAAAGTTGCGCAAAGGGTAGCTTGTATGCAGCGATTTGTTGAGCAAATGAAAACTAAACGGGAAGAAGTGGTAAAATTGTTGATGTGGGAAATTGGAAAAAACCTCCCTGATTCCCAAAAAGAATTTGACAGAACCGTTGATTATATTTATGATACTATAGAGGAGTATAAACAAATAGATCGAGATTCGGCTAAGTTTGAAAAGGAAGATGGTGTTTATGCACATATCCGTAGAGGTCCATTAGGTGTGGTGTTATGTTTGGGTCCTTATAATTATCCTTTAAATGAGACCTTTGCACTACTAATCCCAGCTTTAATGATGGGTAATACGGCAGTTTTCAAACCTGCAAAACATGGTGTCCTATTATTGACCCCTCTTTTAGAGGCATTTAGAAATAGTTTTCCCCCAGGTGTGGTGAATATTTTATATGGGAGGGGAAGAACTGTAGCTACCCCGATAATGAAAACCGGTAGAGTTGATGTTTTGGCTTTAATTGGTAACAGTACATCCGCTAATGCACTCCAAAATAACCATCCAAAAAGTAATAGGTTACGACTTGTGCTAGGTTTAGAGGCAAAAAATCCAGCAATCGTCTTAAATGATGCAGACTTGGATTTGGCTATTAGTGAATGTATTTCAGGCACACTTTCGTTTAATGGGCAGCGATGTACAGCGCTAAAAATATTATATGTTCATAATGATATTGTAGAGGAATTTAATAAGCGTTTTACCAAGGCAGTTGATGGGATGAAATTCGGAAATCCTTGGGAGGATGGCGTAAAGTTGACACCACTTCCAGAACCAGGTAAATCCGATTATATCCAAGAATTAATTGATGACGCTTTGGCAAAAGGGGCAAAAATATTGAATGAAAAAGGTGGTGAGAGATATGATAATTTTATTTTTCCTGCCGTTTTATATCCCGTTACTAAAGACATGCGAGTTTTTCAGGAAGAGCAATTCGGCCCTGTAATTCCGATTGTTCCTTTTGAGGATATTGACGAGCCGCTAGATGATATGGCCGATTCTAATTATGGCCAGCAGGTTAGTTTATTTGGTAAGGATGTTAAAACCTTAGCTCCGCTTATTGATACCTTGGTAAATTTAGTGTGCAGGGTGAATTTAAATAGCTCCTGCCAAAGAGGTCCAGATGTCTATCCGTTTACAGGAAGAAAAGATAGTGCCGTAGCCACTCTTAGTGTTCATGATGCATTGCGTTCTTTTTCTATTAGAACCTTTGTTGCTTCCAAGGACAATGAATACAACAATGCTATCTTAAATAATCTTTTAGATAGTAAGGAGTCAAATTTTATCAGTACAGATTATATTTTATAA
- a CDS encoding Gfo/Idh/MocA family protein has protein sequence MSNKIRLGILGGGGDSLIGVLHRVASAMFDKYQLVGGVFNPKFEDNVGFAEQIGLPTDRVYKDFDTLIEEELKLPADKRMQVVSILTPNFLHYPMAKKLLENGFNVICEKPMTTTFEEAKDLHATLQKSKTVFAVTYTYTGYPMVRQMRELVKSGVIGKIQKIDAQYYQGWINPIIHDKEKRQTTWRLNPEKSGISCCIGDIGTHAFDMLEYVSGCTIESILADLNYLYDDNKMDIDGTVLLRASGNVKGLICASQIATGEENSFVVKVYGDKAGLKWEQENPNYLYLMEEGKPLQVLKPGHSYNSELSLDGTKLPPGHPEGIFDSMGNIYKGVAKAINKEKYDHGEFPTMIDGVRGMSFIEKAVESHKNGNVWTSIDKI, from the coding sequence ATGAGTAATAAAATTAGGTTAGGTATTCTCGGAGGAGGAGGAGATTCTCTCATTGGAGTTTTGCATAGAGTTGCATCAGCAATGTTCGATAAATATCAACTTGTTGGAGGTGTATTTAACCCCAAATTTGAAGATAATGTTGGTTTTGCTGAACAAATAGGATTACCAACCGATAGGGTTTATAAGGATTTTGATACCTTAATTGAAGAAGAACTGAAATTGCCAGCAGACAAACGGATGCAGGTGGTCTCTATCTTAACCCCCAACTTCTTGCATTATCCTATGGCCAAGAAGTTGTTGGAAAATGGTTTTAACGTCATTTGCGAGAAACCTATGACCACCACTTTTGAGGAAGCTAAAGATCTTCATGCTACCCTTCAAAAATCGAAAACTGTCTTTGCGGTAACCTATACGTATACAGGATATCCTATGGTTCGTCAAATGCGTGAATTAGTGAAATCTGGGGTTATAGGTAAAATTCAAAAGATAGATGCGCAATACTATCAAGGCTGGATAAACCCCATTATTCACGATAAAGAAAAGCGCCAAACTACGTGGAGGTTAAATCCAGAAAAATCAGGTATAAGCTGTTGCATTGGTGATATAGGTACCCATGCATTCGATATGTTAGAATATGTTAGCGGTTGCACAATAGAATCTATCTTGGCAGATCTCAATTATTTGTATGATGATAATAAGATGGACATCGACGGGACCGTACTATTAAGAGCTTCTGGAAATGTGAAAGGTCTTATTTGCGCCAGTCAAATAGCTACTGGTGAAGAGAACAGTTTTGTCGTTAAAGTTTACGGTGATAAGGCAGGTCTTAAATGGGAACAAGAAAACCCAAATTATCTTTATTTAATGGAGGAGGGCAAGCCTTTACAAGTTCTTAAACCTGGTCATAGTTATAATAGTGAACTTTCATTGGATGGTACAAAATTACCACCTGGTCACCCAGAGGGTATTTTCGATTCTATGGGTAACATTTATAAAGGTGTGGCAAAGGCAATCAACAAAGAAAAATATGACCATGGTGAATTTCCAACAATGATAGATGGTGTTCGCGGAATGAGTTTTATAGAAAAGGCTGTGGAATCTCATAAAAATGGTAATGTTTGGACTTCAATAGATAAGATTTAA
- a CDS encoding sugar phosphate isomerase/epimerase family protein, which produces MKTIKGPAIFLAQFLNDIEPYNTLDGLCKWVKDLGYLGIQIPTNDLRIFDLDKAAESETYCDELKGKVNDYGLEITELSTHIQGQLVAVHPAHDIMFDTFAPENIKGNYKARTEWAIDQVKKAALVSRRLGINAHATFSGSLLWPFMHPWPQQPKGLVDMGFKELAKRWVPILDVFEEYGVDCCYEVHPVEDIHDGVTFERFLAATNNHKRANILYDPSHFVLQQLDYIEYIDHYHDFIKVFHVKDSEFNPTGKKGTFGGYGDWRDRAGRYRSPGDGQVDFKKVFSKLTEYGCDVWAVLEWECVIKSPEQGAREGAPFIKKHIIEATTRAFDDFAGGGVDENQLKNILGI; this is translated from the coding sequence ATGAAAACCATAAAAGGACCGGCCATTTTCCTTGCTCAATTTTTAAATGACATAGAGCCTTACAATACTTTAGATGGACTATGTAAATGGGTGAAAGATTTGGGTTATTTGGGTATACAGATACCAACAAATGACTTAAGGATTTTCGATTTGGATAAGGCTGCTGAAAGTGAAACCTATTGCGATGAGCTTAAGGGTAAGGTTAATGATTATGGATTAGAAATAACAGAATTGTCTACACATATTCAAGGTCAGTTAGTTGCCGTTCATCCTGCCCATGATATTATGTTCGATACTTTTGCGCCGGAAAATATTAAAGGGAATTATAAGGCCAGAACCGAGTGGGCAATTGATCAAGTGAAAAAAGCGGCATTGGTAAGTAGAAGACTTGGTATAAATGCCCACGCAACATTTTCAGGTTCCTTACTATGGCCATTTATGCATCCATGGCCTCAGCAACCCAAAGGTTTAGTTGATATGGGATTTAAAGAATTGGCTAAACGTTGGGTTCCTATATTAGATGTTTTTGAGGAGTACGGAGTGGATTGTTGTTATGAGGTGCATCCGGTTGAAGATATTCATGATGGGGTTACTTTTGAGCGTTTCCTTGCGGCAACCAATAATCATAAACGAGCCAATATTTTATATGATCCTTCTCATTTTGTTTTGCAGCAATTAGATTACATAGAATACATTGATCACTATCATGATTTTATTAAGGTATTCCATGTCAAAGATTCTGAATTTAACCCTACCGGTAAAAAGGGAACTTTTGGTGGCTATGGTGATTGGAGGGACCGCGCAGGGAGGTACCGATCCCCTGGAGATGGTCAGGTCGATTTTAAGAAGGTTTTCTCAAAATTAACTGAATATGGTTGTGATGTATGGGCAGTACTTGAGTGGGAATGTGTCATTAAAAGTCCTGAACAAGGTGCTCGAGAAGGTGCGCCCTTTATAAAAAAACATATTATCGAAGCCACTACAAGAGCATTTGACGATTTTGCAGGAGGTGGTGTAGATGAGAATCAATTAAAAAATATTTTAGGAATTTAA
- a CDS encoding 3-keto-disaccharide hydrolase has translation MRNIFPLLVVVFLASCEDVKKGQPQQSTEQTTVTETITEKEPTTPEQTEYYSPKPPVVSINPETGIPSDAIILFDGSNFEQWVSTNDSTEVKWDLNSDGSMTVKDQTGNIQTKRNFGDIQLHVEWRSNPDSKGSNQSKSNSGIFLQGKYELQVLDNNDNDTYVNGQVGSIYKQTPPLVHAALPTGQWNRYDVVYHAPEFDSNGDKAKSGNITVFLNGVLIQDNTEIKGTTEYIGWPKNEAHGDGPLMLQDHGDKSGVSYRNIWVREL, from the coding sequence ATGCGGAACATTTTTCCCCTATTAGTTGTGGTTTTTTTGGCTTCTTGTGAAGATGTGAAAAAAGGCCAACCACAACAATCTACAGAACAAACAACAGTCACTGAAACAATCACTGAAAAAGAACCCACCACACCCGAACAAACAGAGTATTATTCACCTAAACCACCTGTAGTTTCAATCAATCCTGAAACTGGTATACCGTCTGATGCGATTATACTTTTTGATGGAAGTAATTTTGAACAATGGGTAAGCACTAATGACTCTACTGAGGTTAAATGGGATTTGAATTCGGATGGGAGTATGACTGTTAAGGACCAGACTGGTAATATTCAAACCAAACGTAATTTTGGGGATATACAGCTACATGTTGAATGGCGTTCTAATCCAGATTCCAAAGGATCAAATCAAAGTAAGAGCAATAGTGGCATATTCCTTCAAGGAAAGTACGAATTACAGGTGTTAGATAATAATGATAATGATACCTATGTTAATGGCCAAGTAGGTTCAATTTATAAGCAAACTCCACCATTGGTACATGCCGCTTTGCCAACAGGGCAGTGGAATAGATATGATGTAGTTTACCATGCTCCTGAGTTTGATAGCAATGGGGATAAAGCAAAGTCGGGCAATATTACCGTTTTTCTAAATGGCGTTTTAATTCAAGATAATACTGAAATTAAAGGAACAACAGAATACATTGGTTGGCCGAAAAATGAAGCCCATGGAGATGGGCCGTTGATGTTGCAAGATCATGGTGATAAGAGTGGGGTCAGTTATAGGAATATTTGGGTAAGGGAATTATAA
- a CDS encoding hydroxypyruvate isomerase family protein, whose translation MIRRKFLKNGVLAISASSLLGTKGFTQPNQNENSDPFSMDFAPHPNMFQHSAGSSLIDQIKFMADKGFRSFEDNDMAKRSIDDQKILGQLLNSLKMRMGVFVAHKIYWNEPTLTSGKKEFIDEFLASIKSSVEVAKRCGARWMTVVPGHLDLGKEMGHQTSNVISILRRACEILEPHNLVMVLEPLNFRDHPGMFLSKSSQAYEICKAVNSPSCKILFDIYHQQITEGNLIPNIDSYWDEIAYFQIGDNPGRKEPTTGEINYLNVFKHIQNKGYKGILGMEHGNSIPNQEGEKLVIKAYRNVSQFS comes from the coding sequence GTGATTAGACGGAAGTTTTTGAAAAATGGGGTTTTGGCGATTTCAGCTAGTTCATTACTAGGCACCAAGGGATTCACCCAACCTAATCAAAATGAAAATAGCGATCCTTTTTCAATGGATTTTGCTCCTCACCCAAATATGTTTCAGCATTCTGCAGGCTCTAGTCTAATAGACCAAATTAAATTTATGGCTGATAAAGGTTTTCGTTCGTTCGAAGACAATGATATGGCCAAAAGATCAATTGACGACCAAAAAATCCTGGGCCAACTCCTTAATTCCCTTAAAATGCGAATGGGGGTATTTGTGGCTCATAAAATATATTGGAATGAACCTACCCTTACCTCTGGAAAAAAAGAGTTTATTGATGAATTCTTAGCTAGCATTAAATCTTCTGTAGAAGTTGCAAAGCGATGTGGCGCTAGGTGGATGACTGTAGTTCCTGGACATTTAGACCTTGGTAAAGAAATGGGCCATCAGACGTCCAATGTAATAAGCATATTAAGAAGAGCCTGTGAAATTTTAGAGCCTCATAATTTGGTTATGGTATTAGAACCATTAAATTTTAGGGACCATCCAGGTATGTTTTTGAGCAAATCCTCTCAGGCATATGAAATTTGCAAAGCCGTTAATTCCCCTAGCTGCAAAATCCTCTTTGATATATACCACCAACAAATTACAGAAGGCAATTTAATCCCAAACATAGATTCCTATTGGGACGAAATTGCCTACTTTCAAATTGGTGATAACCCAGGTAGAAAAGAACCAACTACAGGTGAAATCAATTATTTAAATGTTTTTAAGCATATCCAAAATAAAGGATATAAAGGAATTCTAGGAATGGAACATGGAAATTCCATACCAAACCAAGAAGGCGAAAAACTTGTAATAAAGGCCTACCGAAACGTAAGCCAATTCAGTTAG
- a CDS encoding plastocyanin/azurin family copper-binding protein, protein MKIRAIIYLFLISIVFYNCGEDKKKEEKPSIKLETKTEDNASKSDPNVADLTITGDDMMKYNKNELRAKAGQKVKITLRHIGKLDKQVMGHNVVILNQGVNPEDFAARAATARDTDYIPAGSENEILAHTGLIGGGQTTNVEFVAPSEPGEYEFLCSFPGHFAMMRGKFIVE, encoded by the coding sequence ATGAAAATTCGAGCCATTATTTACCTTTTCTTAATTTCTATAGTTTTTTATAACTGTGGTGAGGACAAGAAAAAAGAAGAAAAACCTTCTATTAAACTAGAGACAAAAACTGAAGATAATGCTTCAAAATCAGATCCTAATGTTGCTGATTTAACAATTACTGGTGATGACATGATGAAGTATAACAAAAATGAATTACGAGCAAAGGCCGGTCAAAAAGTAAAGATCACCCTTCGTCATATTGGTAAATTGGATAAACAAGTTATGGGTCACAATGTGGTGATCCTAAACCAAGGCGTGAATCCGGAAGATTTTGCCGCCAGGGCTGCAACAGCTAGAGATACGGATTATATTCCAGCAGGAAGTGAAAATGAAATTCTTGCACATACAGGTTTAATTGGTGGTGGCCAAACTACCAATGTTGAATTTGTTGCCCCATCTGAGCCAGGAGAATATGAATTTCTTTGCAGTTTTCCAGGCCACTTTGCAATGATGAGAGGTAAATTTATTGTTGAATAA
- a CDS encoding gluconate 2-dehydrogenase subunit 3 family protein: MKRREVLKNLGLTTGFVIASPSIFSLLQSCKTEVEYWQPAFLNQDHGIILKGIVDVFLPKTQETPSANDVNVAEFIDKYVNEIYTVEEQEEFKAGMDELANHLKTTFNEDLSKISAENYKTTLDNEMHFDRSQSSVLSNTLNRLRNMSISAYRISEQVGENVLAYDPIPGGYFCGDLQELTKGKSWSL, translated from the coding sequence ATGAAAAGAAGAGAAGTTTTAAAAAATTTAGGTTTAACAACAGGATTTGTAATTGCAAGTCCTTCTATTTTTTCCTTATTACAAAGCTGTAAAACTGAGGTCGAATATTGGCAACCTGCATTTCTAAACCAAGACCATGGAATTATTCTTAAAGGTATAGTTGATGTGTTTCTTCCCAAAACCCAAGAAACTCCTAGTGCTAATGATGTAAACGTAGCTGAGTTTATCGACAAATATGTCAATGAAATATACACGGTAGAGGAACAGGAAGAATTTAAAGCAGGGATGGATGAATTAGCTAATCACCTTAAAACTACTTTTAATGAAGATTTATCAAAAATTTCAGCAGAAAACTATAAAACCACCCTTGATAATGAAATGCATTTTGATCGTTCGCAAAGCTCAGTTCTTTCTAACACTTTGAACCGCTTGAGAAACATGAGTATTAGTGCGTATCGCATTTCCGAACAAGTTGGGGAAAATGTTCTGGCTTACGATCCCATACCGGGGGGATATTTTTGCGGAGATTTACAGGAACTTACAAAAGGTAAATCTTGGTCTCTTTAA
- a CDS encoding GMC oxidoreductase, with protein MNKKYLQENNEKYDAIVVGTGISGGWAAKELCEKGLKTLVLDRGRMITHQKDYPTAMMDPWDLPNGGAPTRETKLRKFKQHRTGYTTNEAHQHFFVDDLKHPYNEDRRFDWMRGYQVGGRSLVWGRQSYRLSDIDFEANAKDGIAVDWPLRYAEIKPWYDYVEEYIGVSGENLGLKQLPDGKFLKPMNLNCVEEHFKKALTANYTDRVMTIGRTAHITEGTKPGLGRSTCQYRDRCMRGCPYGAYFSSNSSTLPAADATGNMTMRPYSIVHEIIFDNETQKAKGVRVIDAETKDEFEYHAKVIFLCASAIASASILMQSKSDRFPNGLGNDSGELGHNIMDHHLGVGASGSISGFEDKYVKGRRANGVYIPRFRNIGGDTDRTDFIRGYGYQGGASRGSISEIVSELKYGPELKEAILHPGEWRMGMTGFGEVLPNHNNRMYLNYEKLDDWGLPTVTFDADFGENELAMRKDMKAQAAEMLEKAGFKNISEYDNIGGLGLGIHEMGTARMGKDPKTSVLNKFNQVHACKNVYVTDGAFMTSAACHNPSLGYMAFTARAADHAVSELKKMNL; from the coding sequence ATGAATAAAAAATATCTACAAGAGAACAATGAAAAATACGATGCCATAGTAGTAGGAACGGGCATATCTGGCGGATGGGCCGCTAAAGAACTGTGTGAAAAAGGATTAAAGACTTTGGTGCTTGACCGAGGCCGAATGATAACCCATCAGAAAGACTATCCTACGGCGATGATGGATCCGTGGGATCTTCCAAACGGCGGTGCTCCTACCAGAGAAACTAAACTTAGGAAATTTAAGCAACATAGAACTGGATATACAACCAACGAAGCCCATCAGCATTTCTTTGTAGACGATTTAAAACATCCATATAATGAAGATAGACGCTTCGATTGGATGCGTGGGTATCAGGTTGGTGGTCGCTCCTTGGTATGGGGGAGGCAAAGTTATCGGTTAAGCGATATCGATTTTGAAGCAAATGCGAAGGACGGCATCGCTGTTGATTGGCCTTTGCGATATGCCGAAATTAAGCCTTGGTACGATTATGTTGAAGAATATATTGGTGTTAGCGGTGAAAATTTAGGATTAAAACAATTACCTGACGGTAAATTTCTTAAGCCAATGAATCTAAACTGTGTTGAAGAGCACTTTAAAAAAGCCTTAACTGCCAATTATACAGATAGGGTAATGACCATTGGGAGAACTGCGCATATTACGGAAGGAACTAAACCCGGTTTAGGAAGAAGCACTTGCCAATATCGAGACCGTTGTATGAGAGGTTGTCCTTATGGCGCTTATTTTAGTAGCAATTCCTCAACCTTACCTGCGGCTGATGCAACGGGAAATATGACCATGCGTCCATATTCAATTGTTCATGAAATAATTTTTGACAATGAAACTCAAAAAGCAAAAGGTGTACGTGTAATCGATGCAGAAACAAAAGATGAATTTGAATACCACGCTAAGGTTATCTTTCTATGCGCATCTGCAATTGCATCCGCCTCCATACTTATGCAATCCAAGTCTGATCGTTTTCCTAACGGATTAGGGAATGATAGTGGTGAACTTGGACATAATATTATGGATCACCACTTAGGGGTCGGTGCCTCAGGATCTATTTCCGGATTTGAAGATAAATACGTAAAAGGTCGTAGGGCAAATGGAGTCTACATCCCAAGATTTAGAAATATTGGTGGTGACACGGATCGTACCGACTTTATTAGAGGATATGGTTATCAAGGAGGCGCTTCTCGTGGTAGTATTTCGGAAATTGTAAGTGAATTAAAATATGGCCCAGAATTGAAGGAAGCCATATTGCATCCAGGAGAATGGCGAATGGGAATGACCGGTTTTGGTGAAGTGCTACCAAACCACAATAATCGTATGTATTTAAATTATGAAAAATTAGATGATTGGGGGTTACCAACCGTTACTTTCGATGCTGATTTTGGAGAGAACGAACTTGCGATGCGCAAAGACATGAAAGCCCAAGCAGCAGAAATGCTAGAGAAAGCTGGATTCAAAAATATATCTGAGTATGACAACATAGGTGGTTTGGGGCTCGGTATCCATGAAATGGGAACAGCTCGTATGGGTAAGGATCCAAAAACTTCCGTATTGAATAAATTCAATCAGGTCCATGCTTGCAAAAATGTCTATGTTACGGATGGAGCCTTTATGACCTCAGCTGCCTGCCATAACCCTTCATTAGGATATATGGCTTTTACTGCTAGGGCAGCCGACCATGCAGTTAGTGAATTAAAAAAGATGAATCTTTAA
- a CDS encoding nucleoside permease: MKKSIQWQLSFMMFLEFFIWGGWFVTLGTFLGNNLSATGAETAMAYSTQSWGAIIAPFIIGLIADRFFNAERILGVLHLIGAILMYLMSVSTDFGGFYPLVLGYMIAYMPTLALVNSVSFNQMTDPAKQFPMVRVFGTIGWILAGLIISFAFAWDSMENIAQGMLSNTFLMVSIASAVLGLFSFTLPKTPPKVAKGEKATVSDILGLEALGLLKNKNYLIFFLSSVLICIPLAFYYQLISVFLTESKVENSTAWASLGQLSEVLFMLLLPVFFKRYGFKKTLLFGMFAWMLRYVLFAFGNSGDLFFMLVIGIALHGICYDFFFVSGQIYTDTKAGPKIKSAAQGLITLATYGLGMLIGFWVAGQIGDMYLISENNHSWENIWIFPALFAAAVFLLFAVMFKDEKVEYKE; the protein is encoded by the coding sequence ATGAAAAAATCCATTCAATGGCAGCTGTCTTTTATGATGTTCCTCGAATTTTTTATTTGGGGAGGCTGGTTTGTCACCCTTGGCACCTTTTTAGGAAATAATTTAAGTGCCACAGGTGCAGAAACAGCAATGGCATATTCCACCCAATCTTGGGGCGCTATTATAGCTCCTTTTATTATAGGACTTATAGCTGACCGTTTTTTCAATGCGGAGAGAATTTTAGGTGTGTTGCATTTAATTGGTGCAATTCTTATGTATTTAATGTCGGTCTCAACTGATTTTGGAGGATTTTATCCATTAGTTTTAGGTTATATGATAGCCTATATGCCGACCTTGGCATTAGTCAATTCAGTTTCTTTCAATCAAATGACAGACCCGGCAAAACAATTTCCAATGGTTAGGGTTTTTGGTACTATTGGTTGGATTTTGGCTGGACTCATAATAAGTTTTGCGTTTGCTTGGGATTCTATGGAGAACATTGCCCAAGGTATGTTGTCTAATACCTTTTTAATGGTATCAATTGCTTCCGCAGTTCTAGGATTATTCAGCTTCACTTTACCAAAAACTCCTCCAAAAGTTGCTAAGGGAGAAAAAGCAACTGTTTCCGACATATTAGGCTTAGAGGCTTTGGGTCTTTTGAAAAACAAAAATTATTTAATTTTCTTCCTGTCTTCTGTGCTAATCTGTATCCCGTTGGCATTTTATTATCAGCTTATCAGTGTTTTCCTTACAGAGTCAAAGGTTGAAAATTCTACAGCTTGGGCTTCTCTTGGTCAATTATCTGAAGTTTTGTTTATGTTATTGTTGCCAGTTTTCTTCAAGCGTTATGGATTTAAGAAAACCTTGTTGTTTGGTATGTTCGCTTGGATGCTGAGGTATGTATTGTTTGCTTTTGGAAATTCTGGCGATCTGTTTTTCATGTTGGTTATAGGAATAGCTTTACATGGTATTTGTTATGATTTCTTCTTTGTTTCAGGGCAGATTTACACCGATACAAAGGCGGGGCCAAAAATTAAAAGTGCTGCACAAGGACTTATAACTTTGGCTACTTATGGTTTGGGTATGTTAATAGGGTTCTGGGTAGCCGGACAAATTGGAGATATGTACCTAATCTCTGAGAACAATCATAGTTGGGAGAATATATGGATATTCCCAGCACTTTTTGCAGCAGCCGTATTCTTGTTGTTTGCTGTAATGTTTAAAGATGAAAAAGTAGAATATAAAGAATAG